The proteins below come from a single Thunnus thynnus chromosome 10, fThuThy2.1, whole genome shotgun sequence genomic window:
- the LOC137191428 gene encoding extracellular matrix protein 1-like: MGSFWAPVCATAFLLIVISSASRDEQVVEQREVTFDLDKIIMQEMQQPESFMLQKEADLSDLFDPEDFQVEQVMVSPKFDARNERGSSRPGMLTPRGSRPVFWPRSFPPIQDYPVQFPLGRPTPDNLEAICLHADLRPRYPDSYFPRSGFGQQIRRADAVNNAESWFSTCCKGNQTWEKEVTLCCATQAWELSVQSFCEEDSSVKDRLYHCCRLSGSERLNCFHNDAPNPNYEATEELPMPEVPSKASFNFDPNTCGRTVMTPYRTRGSRGKKEKKLSTPKKVDIRFPLGRPTATVIESLCRNQNIRPLYNVRCLPNRGYEWVARQAKTINSMEKGFKQCCKKRKDVLFCAEQKWREGLKKFCLQKTSDQAASSCCLGNGANDQYNCFQNMSPDPYYNMTSATEELSLNKVCDTHKIIKKRFPVGFPLFVRECCPLSPQDQTGCFMQRLEEMSQVACSSVDATPAVRRCCLLPSEEFPQCTAKILMDAVTKATSVSRQKKRCPIS, translated from the exons ATGGGCTCGTTTTGGGCTCCAGTCTGCGCCACCGCATTTCTCCTGATTGTAATCAGCTCAGCATCCAGGG ATGAGCAGGTCGTTGAGCAACGTGAGGTCACCTTTGACCTTGACAAAATCATCATGcaag AGATGCAACAACCAGAGTCATTCATGTTGCAGAAAGAGGCAGATTTGTCAGATCTCTTTGATCCTGAGg ACTTCCAAGTAGAGCAGGTAATGGTGTCTCCAAAGTTTGATGCCCGGAATGAAAGAG GGAGCTCCAGACCCGGAATGTTGACACCAAGAGGAA GTCGACCAGTTTTTTGGCCCCGTTCTTTCCCTCCCATACAGGACTATCCCGTTCAGTTCCCCCTTGGCCGGCCGACCCCGGACAATCTTGAAGCCATCTGTCTCCATGCAGACCTTCGTCCCCGCTACCCAGACTCCTACTTTCCTCGCTCTGGTTTTGGCCAGCAGATCCGAAGGGCCGATGCTGTCAATAATGCAGAGTCCTGGTTCAGTACATGCTGCAAAGGGAACCAAACATGGGAAAAGGAAGTGACACTCTGTTGTGCCACACAAGCG TGGGAGCTGTCAGTCCAATCCTTCTGTGAAGAGGACTCATCAGTAAAGGATCGTCTTTATCACTGCTGCAGACTAAGTGGCAGCGAGAGACTGAACTGCTTCCATAACGATGCTCCAAACCCAAACTATGAGGCAACAGAGGAGCTGCCAATGCCAGAGGTCCCCTCTAAAGCCAGCTTCAACTTTGACCCCAACACTTGCGGGAG GACAGTGATGACTCCATACAGAACTagaggaagcagagggaaaaaggagaagaaactGTCAACTCCCAAAAAAGTTGACATCAGATTTCCTCTTGGACGACCCACCGCAACTGTCATTGAGTCACTGTGTCGCAACCAGAATATTCGACCCCTCTATAATGTCAGGTGCTTGCCAAACAGAGGCTATGAATGGGTGGCTCGTCAGGCGAAGACCATTAATTCGATGGAGAAGGGATTCAAACAGTGTTGCAAAAAGAGGAAGGATGTGCTCTTTTGTGCTGAACAAAAG TGGCGCGAGGGGCTTAAGAAGTTTTGCTTGCAGAAGACCAGTGATCAGGCTGCTTCCAGCTGTTGCTTGGGCAATGGAGCAAATGATCAATACAACTGCTTCCAAAACATGTCTCCTGACCCATATTACAACATGACTTCGGCCACTGAAGAGCTCTCACTTAACAAAGTCTGTGACACACACAAGATCATCAAGAAGAG GTTCCCTGTTGGTTTTCCTCTCTTTGTGAGGGAATGCTGCCCCCTATCTCCACAAGACCAGACTGGTTGTTTTATGCAAAGG CTTGAGGAAATGTCACAGGTGGCTTGTTCTTCAGTGGATGCCACCCCAGCTGTCCGCCGCTGTTGCCTCCTGCCCTCCGAAGAGTTTCCACAGTGCACTGCCAAAATTCTCATGGATGCCGTCACCAAGGCAACCAGTGTCTCACGCCAGAAGAAAAGGTGCCCAATCTCCTAA